A genomic region of Planococcus kocurii contains the following coding sequences:
- a CDS encoding NAD(P)H-binding protein: protein MNNKTALLAGASGLVGNELLHILLNSSHYSQVRILVRHPLELIHEKLEQIITDFDKLDDYADYFTVEDVYCCLGTTIKKAGSQEAFKKVDYDYPLKMAELAKSHQVKNFLVITALGADSNSKVFYSRTKGQLQLNLKKTGLTALHIFQPSLLLGERQEFRLGEKAATLLSPVISKVLKGKMKKYKPVEAKDVAVTMYEVAQIERTGNYTYPSDRIEIISAQSTEK from the coding sequence ATGAACAATAAAACTGCTTTACTAGCAGGAGCCAGCGGACTGGTTGGCAATGAATTGCTCCATATCCTTTTAAACAGCTCACACTACAGCCAGGTAAGAATTTTGGTGCGCCATCCACTCGAACTAATACATGAAAAACTTGAACAGATTATTACCGATTTCGACAAACTGGATGACTATGCCGACTATTTTACTGTCGAAGATGTTTATTGTTGTCTCGGTACGACAATCAAAAAAGCCGGATCACAAGAGGCATTCAAAAAAGTTGATTATGACTATCCCCTTAAAATGGCTGAATTGGCAAAGTCTCATCAAGTAAAAAACTTTTTGGTTATTACCGCATTAGGAGCCGACTCCAACTCAAAAGTTTTCTACAGTCGCACTAAAGGACAGCTACAGCTGAATTTGAAGAAAACGGGCTTGACTGCCTTGCATATATTCCAGCCTTCTCTGTTGCTTGGAGAACGTCAAGAATTTCGTTTAGGTGAAAAAGCCGCTACTCTTCTAAGCCCTGTCATTAGCAAAGTACTAAAAGGCAAAATGAAAAAATACAAACCTGTTGAAGCGAAAGACGTAGCAGTCACTATGTATGAAGTGGCCCAGATTGAACGTACCGGTAACTACACCTACCCATCCGATCGAATCGAAATCATAAGTGCTCAAAGCACTGAAAAATAG
- a CDS encoding OsmC family protein — MTLHSFHLKADWPGLRNDVGDIEVGGLKTQISIPPEMDGPGIGTNPDEMLLGAAATCYIITLAAMMERSKVEKSSLTMESEGIVEVVKGVVTYKRIIHKPQVVLKATASDKDLALVQKLAEKAESSCMITRAIKGNVEVELQADIRKEN, encoded by the coding sequence ATGACTTTGCATAGTTTTCATTTAAAAGCAGATTGGCCGGGTCTACGCAACGACGTAGGAGATATTGAAGTAGGCGGATTAAAAACTCAGATATCGATTCCACCGGAAATGGATGGCCCCGGAATCGGCACAAATCCTGATGAAATGTTGTTGGGTGCCGCGGCTACTTGTTACATTATTACACTTGCCGCTATGATGGAGCGCAGCAAGGTAGAAAAATCTTCTTTAACGATGGAATCAGAAGGTATTGTAGAAGTCGTAAAAGGCGTAGTTACGTACAAGCGCATTATTCACAAACCACAAGTGGTTTTAAAAGCGACTGCTTCTGACAAGGATTTAGCATTAGTTCAGAAACTGGCAGAAAAAGCTGAAAGCTCTTGCATGATTACACGTGCGATTAAAGGTAATGTGGAAGTTGAATTGCAAGCGGATATAAGAAAAGAAAACTGA
- a CDS encoding carbohydrate kinase family protein, with product MVNTKHVLTYGDTFVDYIATNAANDTFERHLGGATVNVAAGVSRLGVPSGFITITGDDETSAFVRNELLKEGVDLTYAIKVPEKRVSGVYIHLTPEFDRVFSAYVNKTPDLQVASDELKPKAFENASVFHFCSGTLFHPKARATTQKALKLAKEYDVLCSYDVNIRPLRWESEDLCRKTILDFLSSADIVKLTTEELAFLMETERMEDGITQLSHNHIPLVFVTDGENGTYAVCKDQTFHVPVIPVQPVDTTGAGDAFMAGILRYIHLFGLPKTHQEVIRCTDFGNKMGALCTTKTGALTAMPRIEEIEKNKD from the coding sequence ATGGTAAATACGAAACATGTGCTGACATACGGAGATACATTTGTGGATTATATAGCGACCAATGCCGCGAATGATACTTTCGAACGTCATCTTGGTGGAGCTACCGTGAATGTGGCTGCAGGCGTTAGCCGTTTAGGTGTGCCGTCAGGATTTATTACAATTACAGGAGACGACGAGACTTCTGCTTTTGTACGAAACGAATTACTGAAGGAGGGCGTAGATTTAACTTATGCCATCAAGGTACCCGAAAAGAGGGTGAGTGGTGTTTACATTCATTTGACGCCTGAATTTGATCGTGTGTTCTCAGCATATGTTAACAAAACTCCTGATCTTCAAGTAGCGAGCGATGAACTAAAACCAAAAGCTTTTGAAAATGCTAGTGTATTCCATTTCTGTTCAGGAACTCTTTTTCATCCTAAAGCAAGAGCCACTACTCAAAAGGCATTAAAACTAGCAAAGGAATATGATGTCCTTTGTTCATATGACGTTAATATTCGACCATTGCGCTGGGAAAGCGAAGACCTTTGCCGCAAAACCATATTGGATTTTCTTTCATCGGCAGACATTGTTAAACTAACGACAGAAGAACTTGCCTTTTTAATGGAAACGGAACGAATGGAAGATGGGATTACCCAATTATCCCATAATCATATTCCGTTGGTTTTTGTTACAGATGGTGAAAATGGCACGTATGCCGTTTGTAAAGATCAAACCTTTCACGTACCGGTTATTCCTGTGCAACCGGTAGACACAACAGGAGCGGGTGACGCCTTCATGGCTGGTATTCTCAGATACATCCATTTGTTTGGATTGCCTAAAACACATCAGGAAGTGATTCGCTGTACTGACTTTGGTAATAAAATGGGCGCACTTTGTACGACAAAAACAGGTGCGTTAACAGCAATGCCGCGTATTGAAGAGATTGAGAAAAATAAGGATTAA
- a CDS encoding sulfite exporter TauE/SafE family protein, which translates to MSIDFIVVIFIIGFVGSFISGMVGIGGSIIKYPMLLYIPVMLGYTAFSAHEVSGISAIQVFFATIAGVWAYRGSGYLNKTLIAYMGGAILVGSFIGGFGSTLLSEQAINIVYAILATIAVVMMFMPKKGVDDIPLDQVTFNKWLAAGLAFAVGIAAGIVGAAGAFILVPIMLIVLKIPTRMTIATSLAITFLSSIGATIGKIVTDQILYGPAAVMIVASILAAPLGAKLGQKMNTKYLQWILALLILGTAIKIWTDIL; encoded by the coding sequence ATGAGCATAGATTTTATCGTTGTTATATTTATCATCGGCTTTGTAGGTTCCTTTATTTCCGGAATGGTAGGAATCGGTGGCTCGATTATCAAGTATCCCATGTTACTCTATATACCAGTAATGCTAGGATATACGGCTTTTAGTGCTCACGAAGTGTCAGGGATCAGTGCCATACAGGTATTTTTTGCGACCATCGCTGGGGTATGGGCATATCGTGGTAGTGGTTATTTAAATAAAACTCTAATTGCTTATATGGGTGGTGCCATTCTCGTCGGTAGTTTTATCGGTGGCTTTGGCTCTACTCTACTATCAGAGCAAGCGATTAATATTGTCTACGCTATCCTCGCGACGATTGCTGTCGTAATGATGTTCATGCCCAAAAAAGGCGTCGATGACATTCCGCTTGATCAAGTGACATTTAACAAATGGCTAGCTGCAGGATTAGCCTTTGCTGTCGGAATTGCTGCCGGAATTGTAGGAGCAGCAGGTGCTTTTATTTTAGTGCCCATTATGTTAATTGTATTGAAAATACCAACACGGATGACCATTGCAACATCGCTTGCCATTACGTTCTTGTCGTCGATTGGTGCGACAATCGGTAAAATTGTCACAGATCAGATTTTATACGGTCCGGCGGCTGTGATGATTGTGGCAAGTATACTCGCAGCACCACTTGGAGCTAAGCTCGGTCAAAAGATGAATACGAAGTATCTCCAATGGATTTTGGCTTTACTGATTTTAGGTACAGCGATTAAAATTTGGACAGATATTCTATAA
- a CDS encoding DsrE/DsrF/DrsH-like family protein produces the protein MAQEQKKTTIVLFSGDYDKAMAAYIIANGAAAYDHEVTIFHTFWGLNALRKENPPALKKGRLEAMFGKMMPRGADKLGLSNMQFGGMGPKMIKQVMKKHNALSLPQLIEMAAEQDVKMIACTMTMDLLGLQQEELLDGIEYAGVAAYLGDAEDGNVNLFI, from the coding sequence ATGGCACAAGAGCAAAAGAAAACGACGATCGTATTATTCAGCGGTGATTATGATAAGGCGATGGCAGCTTATATCATTGCTAACGGTGCTGCAGCATATGATCACGAAGTAACAATTTTTCACACATTTTGGGGATTGAATGCATTACGAAAAGAAAATCCACCAGCTTTGAAAAAAGGTCGTCTAGAAGCCATGTTCGGTAAAATGATGCCAAGAGGTGCAGATAAACTCGGTTTATCAAATATGCAGTTTGGTGGAATGGGACCTAAAATGATTAAACAAGTTATGAAAAAACACAATGCATTATCTTTACCACAACTAATTGAAATGGCAGCAGAGCAAGACGTGAAAATGATCGCCTGTACGATGACAATGGATCTTCTGGGGTTACAACAAGAAGAATTGCTCGATGGAATTGAATACGCAGGTGTTGCGGCTTATCTTGGAGATGCAGAAGACGGAAACGTTAACTTATTCATCTAA
- a CDS encoding GNAT family N-acetyltransferase translates to MNIIIRQAQPDDAKKVAPLIINAIGDIANHMTAQKESAAVLEKVEDMIRGENTRHSYRYTYVALVDGNIAGTLVLYHGNQAEALDRYLADQLKKQGHNRSIEPEAHTDEWYIDTVSVDSSYQGQGIGSKLFQFAEELVSSQGGGKLSLNVDIDKDGAIRLYKRLGYSIAEPWTIIGEPFHHMVKEIS, encoded by the coding sequence ATGAATATTATTATACGACAAGCGCAACCCGATGACGCAAAAAAAGTCGCACCACTCATTATCAATGCGATTGGAGACATCGCAAATCACATGACTGCACAAAAAGAATCAGCAGCGGTACTTGAAAAAGTGGAGGATATGATTCGTGGAGAAAATACACGTCATAGCTACCGTTATACATACGTTGCATTAGTAGATGGCAATATTGCTGGCACTTTGGTGCTTTATCACGGCAATCAAGCTGAAGCACTAGATCGCTACTTGGCTGATCAACTGAAAAAACAAGGGCACAATCGTTCAATTGAGCCAGAAGCTCATACCGACGAGTGGTATATCGACACTGTTTCAGTCGATTCTTCCTATCAAGGCCAAGGAATTGGCTCAAAACTTTTCCAATTTGCGGAGGAGCTGGTTTCTTCTCAAGGAGGAGGCAAACTTTCGTTAAACGTTGATATTGATAAAGACGGGGCGATTCGTCTTTACAAACGTCTAGGCTATTCTATTGCCGAACCTTGGACTATTATTGGTGAGCCTTTTCATCATATGGTTAAAGAGATTTCTTGA
- a CDS encoding sulfurtransferase TusA family protein, with amino-acid sequence MVQTDLTLDAKGLACPMPIVKAKKTMKNMDSGKVLEIQATDKGSTADFQAWAKSSGHQYIGTEIEGDVLHHFLRKDGAGAPEETITIPEISLADFTRKVENDEAITILDVREKDEFEEAHIPGAIHIALGEVEARMDELTKEEAIYIICHSGRRSGIAGDMMTKNGFNSLYNVVPGMRDWTGKTV; translated from the coding sequence ATGGTACAAACAGATTTAACATTAGATGCAAAAGGATTAGCATGTCCGATGCCAATCGTCAAAGCAAAAAAAACGATGAAAAATATGGATTCAGGTAAAGTACTTGAAATTCAAGCAACAGATAAAGGTTCAACGGCTGATTTTCAAGCATGGGCAAAAAGTTCTGGACATCAGTACATCGGGACTGAAATTGAAGGCGATGTGTTACATCATTTCCTCCGAAAAGATGGTGCAGGAGCTCCTGAAGAAACCATTACAATACCTGAAATTTCATTGGCAGATTTCACTCGGAAAGTTGAAAACGATGAAGCGATAACGATTTTGGATGTTCGAGAAAAAGATGAATTCGAAGAAGCTCATATTCCCGGAGCAATTCATATCGCATTAGGGGAAGTAGAAGCGCGAATGGACGAACTAACAAAAGAAGAGGCTATCTACATTATTTGCCATTCAGGTAGAAGAAGTGGTATTGCAGGAGATATGATGACTAAAAATGGTTTTAATAGCCTATATAACGTAGTACCTGGCATGAGAGACTGGACAGGGAAAACTGTATAA
- a CDS encoding DUF302 domain-containing protein has product MFNYTVDTLKTVNEAVEALEENLKAEKFGVLWNFDLTAKLQEKGEDFDTPYRILEVCNPKEANRVLSENLMIGYFLPCKIVVYKESDGVKIGMPKPTALIGMVEDPTIKSIAEDIEERLIKCIDQSA; this is encoded by the coding sequence ATGTTTAATTACACAGTAGATACATTAAAAACAGTAAACGAAGCGGTTGAAGCTTTAGAGGAAAACTTAAAGGCGGAGAAATTTGGTGTTCTTTGGAATTTTGATTTAACTGCCAAACTTCAAGAAAAAGGGGAAGACTTCGATACGCCTTATAGAATTCTAGAGGTTTGTAATCCAAAAGAAGCGAATCGGGTGTTATCGGAAAACTTAATGATTGGCTATTTCTTACCGTGTAAAATCGTAGTGTATAAAGAAAGTGATGGTGTGAAAATTGGAATGCCGAAGCCTACTGCTTTGATTGGTATGGTTGAAGATCCAACCATCAAGTCGATTGCTGAGGATATTGAAGAACGTTTGATCAAGTGCATCGACCAGTCTGCATAA
- a CDS encoding MBL fold metallo-hydrolase, producing MTVTAMKASEVAKKVVNNQPLFILDVRNGDAFADWKIEGGNIQYLNIPYFDLLDGVEEVVSELPTDRDILVVCAKEGSSVMVAEMLSEEGVSAAYLEGGMKAWSEHLEPVKVGDLSNGELYQFVRLGKGCLSYMVISEGEAAVIDATRMATIFLDFAQEKGATIKHVFDTHLHADHISGGRAIAEATGATYYLPAKDAEGVVFDYAALENGLEVAIGSSQLEIEALYSPGHTIGSTSFIVDKKYLMTGDILFIDSIGRPDLAGLAEDWVGDLRESLYSRYQDLANELIVLPAHFMIIDELNEDGSVAKKLGDLFKENHGLNISDEQEFRDMVTKNLPPQPNAYQDIRKTNMGQITPDEEIQREMEIGPNRCAVR from the coding sequence ATGACGGTAACAGCAATGAAAGCAAGTGAAGTAGCAAAAAAAGTAGTAAATAATCAGCCATTATTTATCTTAGATGTACGAAATGGCGATGCCTTTGCAGATTGGAAAATCGAAGGTGGCAATATCCAGTATTTGAATATCCCTTATTTTGATTTGTTGGACGGCGTCGAAGAAGTGGTTTCAGAATTGCCAACAGATAGAGATATCTTGGTAGTGTGTGCAAAAGAAGGATCTTCGGTTATGGTAGCGGAAATGCTGTCAGAAGAAGGCGTTTCTGCAGCGTATCTTGAAGGCGGTATGAAAGCCTGGAGTGAACACCTGGAACCTGTAAAAGTCGGAGATTTGAGCAACGGCGAATTGTATCAATTTGTTCGTCTAGGCAAGGGATGTCTTTCTTACATGGTCATTTCTGAAGGAGAAGCCGCTGTAATTGATGCAACTCGCATGGCAACAATCTTCTTGGACTTCGCGCAAGAAAAAGGCGCAACAATCAAGCATGTTTTCGATACGCATTTGCATGCTGATCATATTTCTGGGGGCCGAGCGATTGCAGAAGCAACAGGTGCAACGTATTACTTGCCAGCAAAAGATGCAGAAGGAGTCGTGTTTGACTATGCGGCTTTAGAAAATGGTCTAGAAGTGGCAATTGGAAGCTCGCAACTCGAAATTGAAGCACTTTACTCACCAGGTCACACAATCGGCTCTACTTCGTTTATTGTAGACAAAAAATATTTGATGACTGGCGATATTTTGTTTATCGATTCAATTGGACGACCAGATCTTGCAGGTCTTGCTGAGGACTGGGTAGGGGATTTGAGAGAATCTCTTTACTCACGTTATCAGGATCTAGCAAACGAACTTATTGTTCTTCCAGCTCATTTCATGATTATTGATGAATTAAATGAAGACGGTAGTGTAGCTAAAAAACTTGGCGACTTATTTAAAGAAAACCACGGATTGAATATTTCGGACGAACAAGAATTCCGTGATATGGTTACGAAAAACTTACCGCCACAGCCGAATGCATATCAAGATATTCGCAAAACAAATATGGGTCAGATTACACCAGATGAAGAAATACAGCGTGAAATGGAAATTGGACCGAATCGCTGCGCAGTACGTTAA
- a CDS encoding metal-sensitive transcriptional regulator: MKYDKLVENRLKRIEGQLRGVIRMVENDGECRDVVMQLSAVRSAVDRAIGVIVSDNLETCVRESIEKGESTENMVKEAVDLLVKSR, encoded by the coding sequence ATGAAATACGACAAACTTGTTGAAAATCGATTGAAAAGAATAGAAGGTCAGCTTCGGGGTGTTATTAGAATGGTAGAAAACGACGGAGAGTGTAGAGATGTCGTTATGCAACTTTCAGCAGTAAGAAGTGCAGTAGACCGTGCTATCGGCGTTATTGTTAGCGATAACCTTGAAACGTGCGTACGTGAAAGCATAGAGAAGGGCGAAAGCACAGAGAATATGGTAAAAGAAGCTGTTGACTTACTAGTGAAAAGCAGATAA
- a CDS encoding rhodanese-like domain-containing protein has protein sequence MEWITWLLVGAAVLWLVYRFTTPTKGVQTISTEEMKMQLGKKDKQYIDVRTPGEFKGNHIKGFKNIPLNELPKRMIELSKEKEVLVICQSGMRSSKASQLLKKSGFTTITNIRGGMSSYRK, from the coding sequence ATGGAGTGGATTACATGGCTTTTAGTTGGAGCAGCTGTCCTTTGGTTAGTTTATCGATTCACAACACCTACTAAAGGAGTTCAAACGATTTCTACAGAAGAAATGAAAATGCAACTCGGCAAGAAAGATAAACAGTATATTGACGTGCGAACTCCAGGAGAATTTAAAGGGAATCATATCAAAGGCTTTAAAAACATTCCATTAAATGAGTTGCCAAAGCGCATGATTGAACTATCAAAAGAAAAAGAAGTACTGGTTATTTGCCAAAGCGGAATGCGCAGCAGCAAAGCTAGTCAATTATTGAAGAAAAGTGGGTTTACTACGATAACAAATATTAGAGGCGGCATGAGCAGTTACCGCAAATAA
- a CDS encoding rhodanese-like domain-containing protein — protein sequence MKTMTTEEVQKIVESNQAIHLIDVRETDEVAAGKIPGAIHIPLGLLEFRMSELDKSSEYIMVCRSGGRSGQATRFLEDQGYNVTNMDGGMLDWNGETN from the coding sequence ATGAAAACAATGACAACCGAAGAAGTTCAAAAAATAGTAGAAAGTAACCAAGCGATTCACTTAATCGATGTTCGCGAAACAGACGAAGTTGCAGCAGGGAAAATTCCTGGCGCTATTCATATTCCGTTGGGGTTATTGGAATTCCGCATGAGTGAACTAGACAAATCTTCAGAATATATCATGGTTTGCCGATCTGGCGGACGTAGTGGACAAGCTACTCGTTTTCTTGAAGATCAAGGCTATAACGTTACAAACATGGACGGCGGAATGTTGGATTGGAACGGCGAAACAAACTAA
- a CDS encoding methionine ABC transporter permease, producing the protein MEIEWGRIIELWPEIQTAFFQTLMMIGISLSVSLIVGLPLGILLFITDRGLFLENRSVNSVVGFVVNIVRSIPFIILLVALIPLTKFITGTTIGPVAASVSLSVAAIPFFARIVENSLREIDKGVIEAAIAVGATPWMIITGVLLPEAKSSIVQGVTLTIISLVAYSAMAGVVGGGGIGDLAIRFGYYRYDNTIMIVTVVILILLVQLVQQAGDYTAKVIDKR; encoded by the coding sequence GTGGAAATTGAATGGGGACGAATTATTGAATTATGGCCAGAAATACAAACAGCATTTTTCCAAACATTAATGATGATCGGCATCTCATTATCGGTATCATTGATTGTCGGTTTGCCGCTCGGAATTTTGTTATTCATAACCGATCGCGGTCTGTTTCTTGAAAATCGATCGGTAAACTCGGTAGTGGGCTTTGTTGTAAACATTGTACGCTCTATTCCCTTTATCATTTTGTTAGTGGCACTTATTCCGTTAACGAAATTTATCACAGGAACAACAATTGGCCCGGTTGCGGCCAGTGTATCACTATCTGTCGCAGCAATTCCTTTTTTCGCGCGCATTGTAGAAAATTCACTTCGCGAAATTGACAAAGGAGTTATCGAGGCAGCTATTGCAGTAGGAGCTACACCATGGATGATCATTACAGGTGTGCTGCTGCCTGAAGCAAAGTCTAGTATTGTTCAAGGCGTCACATTGACCATCATCAGCTTAGTGGCCTATTCTGCTATGGCAGGTGTAGTAGGAGGCGGAGGTATTGGAGATTTAGCTATTCGCTTTGGTTATTACCGATATGATAACACCATCATGATTGTGACTGTTGTTATTTTAATTCTGCTGGTTCAATTGGTTCAACAGGCAGGCGATTATACGGCGAAAGTCATCGATAAACGATAA
- a CDS encoding sulfurtransferase TusA family protein, protein MKSTKVLDAKGLACPMPIVKTRKEMKDMESGEVLEILATDKGAQADLAAWAKSGGHELMESQVEGDVFKFWIKKG, encoded by the coding sequence ATGAAATCAACTAAAGTATTAGACGCGAAAGGATTAGCATGCCCAATGCCAATCGTAAAAACAAGAAAAGAAATGAAAGATATGGAAAGCGGAGAAGTTCTTGAAATTTTGGCTACTGATAAAGGTGCACAAGCAGATTTAGCTGCATGGGCAAAGTCAGGTGGACATGAATTAATGGAATCTCAAGTAGAAGGCGACGTCTTTAAATTCTGGATCAAGAAAGGCTAA
- a CDS encoding MetQ/NlpA family ABC transporter substrate-binding protein, which yields MKKLGLIVAASALALAACGSGEESKSTGETSKDIKLGATAGPYSDMLSKAIVPGLEEKGYTVEIVEFSDYIQPNIALDGGDIDANLFQHTIYLENFEKENNMDLSGLIVVPTAPMGLYSNQFDALEDIEDGATIAIPNDPVNAARALQILEDQGLVEVDPEVDDLKISERDVITNKKNLVFQPIEAGQLPRAVEGSDLSAVPGNFALAAEMDLLDALALENMPDQYRNVVTVNAENEDSDFAKDLIEVVESKEFEAVIDEEFVGFGKPEWLAK from the coding sequence ATGAAAAAACTAGGATTAATAGTAGCAGCGAGCGCATTGGCTTTGGCAGCATGTGGTAGTGGAGAAGAAAGTAAATCAACAGGAGAAACTTCAAAAGATATTAAATTAGGTGCTACTGCGGGGCCATACAGTGATATGTTGAGTAAGGCAATTGTGCCTGGTTTAGAAGAAAAAGGGTATACGGTAGAAATTGTGGAGTTTAGCGATTACATTCAACCAAATATCGCACTTGACGGCGGCGATATTGATGCCAACCTATTCCAGCATACAATTTACTTAGAGAATTTTGAAAAAGAAAACAATATGGATTTATCAGGTTTAATCGTCGTACCAACAGCGCCAATGGGCCTTTATTCCAATCAATTTGACGCGTTAGAAGATATCGAAGACGGTGCGACTATTGCCATTCCTAATGATCCTGTTAATGCAGCACGTGCTTTACAAATTCTCGAAGATCAAGGCCTAGTCGAAGTAGACCCAGAAGTGGATGATTTAAAGATTTCCGAAAGAGATGTTATTACAAATAAAAAAAACCTAGTATTCCAGCCAATCGAAGCTGGGCAATTGCCACGTGCAGTTGAAGGATCTGATTTATCCGCTGTTCCTGGAAACTTTGCACTAGCAGCTGAAATGGATCTACTGGATGCACTAGCACTTGAAAATATGCCTGACCAATACCGTAATGTAGTAACAGTGAACGCAGAGAATGAAGATAGTGATTTTGCTAAAGATTTAATAGAAGTTGTAGAATCAAAAGAATTTGAAGCTGTAATCGATGAAGAATTTGTTGGTTTTGGTAAGCCTGAATGGCTGGCTAAATAA